The Aquidulcibacter paucihalophilus genomic interval TGGTGATGTGGCCGCGGTCCATGTTGACGCCCAGCGCCTCCAGACCGATGCCGTCGGTGTTGGCGGTGATGCCGACCGCCGAGATGCAGACCTCGGCCTCGAGCGTCTCGGCCTTGCCGCCGGCCTCGATGGCCACCTGGACGCCCTTGCCGCCCTTCGACACCTTCGTGACCTTGCAGCCGGTGCGGAATTTCATGCCGCGCTTCTCGAACGACTTCTGGGCGGCTTTCGAGACCTCTTCGTCCTCGACCGGCATGATCCGGTCGACGGCCTCGACCACGGTCACCTCGGCACCGAGGGCGCGATAGAAGCTGCCGAACTCGATGCCGATGGCGCCGGAGCCGATGACGACGATGGAGGCAGGCATGGCCTTGGGCGCCATGGCCTCGCGATAGGCCCAGATGCGGTCGCCGTCGGCTTCGAGGCCGATCTGCGGAATGGCCTTGGCGCGGGCACCGACGGCCAGCATGACCGCCTTGGCCTCAACCGTACGCGAACCGCCCGCCTTGAGGGCGATGACGACCTTGGGCGCGGCGGTGCCCCTCTCGAGTTTGGCCGAACCTTCGATGACCTCGATCTTGTTCTTCTTCATCAGATAGCCGACGCCCGAGTTCAGCTGCTTCGCCACGCCGCGCGAGCGGGCGATGATGGCGGCGAAGTCGAAGCCGACCTTGTCCGCGGAGAGGCCGTAATCCTTCAGGTGTGAAAGACTTTCGTACTTCTCCCCGGACTTCAGCAGCGCCTTGGTCGGGATACAGCCCCAGTTGAGGCAGATGCCGCCCAGGTTCTCGCGCTCGACGATGGCGACCTTCAGGCCCAGCTGGCTGGCGCGGATGGCGGCGACATAGCCGCCGGGGCCCGAACCGATGACGATGAGGTCGAATTCAGCAGATTGAGAAGGGGTGGGCATGTCAGATCAGCTTCTCGATATCGGCCTTGATGGCCTCGGGTTCGACCTGGGGGGCGTAGCGCGCGACCACGCGGCCCTCTCGATCGGTCAGGAATTTGGTGAAGTTCCACTTGATGTCGCGGCTGCCCAGGAAGCCCTTCTTCTGGCTGGTCAGCCAGGCGTAGAGCGGATGCCGGTCGGGGCCGTTGACCTCGACCTTGTCGAACATCGGGAAGTCGACGCCATAGGTGGTCGAGCAGAAGCTGGCGATCTCGGCGGCCTTGCCCGGTTCCTGGGAACCGAACTGGTTGCAGGGAAAACCCAGCACCTGGAACGGCTTGTCCGCATACTGCCGGTGCAGCGCCTCAAGGCCGGCGTACTGGCCGGTGAAGCCGCATCTCGAGGCCGTGTTGACGATCAGCAGGGCCTGGCCGCGATACTGCTCCAGCGCCGTCTCGGCGCCGTCGATGGCCGTGGCGCGAAAGTCGTAGACCGAGGTCACACCGTGTCTCCGATCAGGCCAGCATCGTCACAGGATCTTCGATCATCGCCTTGAAGACCTGCAGGAATTTCGCGCCAATCGCGCCGTCCACCACGCGGTGATCGCAGGTCAGGGTGACAGTCATGACAGTGGCGACCGCCAGCTGGCCGTTGACCACGACTGGCCGTTGCTCACCGGCGCCGACGCTCATGATCGCGCCCTGCGGTTCATTGATGATCGAGGCAAAGGCCTTGATGCCGAACATGCCGAGGTTGGAGACCGAGAAGGTGCCGCCCTGGAATTCCTCGGGCTTCAGCTTGCGGTCGCGGGCGCGTTTGGCGAGGTCCTTCGACTCCGTTGCGATCTGCGACAGGGTCTTGGTCTCGGCCTTGCGGATGATCGGCGTGATCAGGCCGCCGTCGATCGCCACCGCCATCGCCACATCGGCGTGATGGTGCATGGCGATGCCCTCGGGCGAATAGCTGGCGTTGGCCTCCGGCACGGCCTTCAGGGCCATGGCGCTGGCCTTGATGACGAAGTCATTGACCGAGACCTTGACCCCGTCCTTCTCGAGCAGGGCGTTGACCTTGGCGCGGGCGGCCAGCAGGCCGTCGATGCGGCAGTCGATGGTCAGCGGGAAATGCGGCACGTCGCGGAAGCTGTCCGTCAGACGCCGGGCGATGGCCTTGCGCATGCCGTCCAGCGGGACGAGGTCATAGCTGCCGTCCGGAATGCCCATCTGGGCCAGCGACTGGACCTTGCGGGGCTCGCCGGAGACAGTCGGGGCCGATGCGGCGGCCGGCTTCGCAGCAGCGATCGGAGCGCCTTCGAGATCGCGCTTGACGATCCGGCCGTGCGGGCCGGTGCCCTTGACCCCGGACAGGTCGATATTGCCCTGGGCCGCCAGACGACGGGCCAGCGGCGAGGCGAAGACGCGGCCACCGTCGGCCCTGGCCGGCGCGGCGGGTGCCTTTGCCGCAACCGGGGCGGTCTGAGCCGGCGCGGACTTCGCGGGTTCGGCGCTCGGGGCGGCCTTCGGAGCGTCGGCCTTCGGAGCCGGGGCCGCGGCGCCGCCCTCGTCCTTCAGGCGCGCGATCGGCGTATTGACCTTCACGCCCTCGGTCCCTTCGGCCACGAG includes:
- the lpdA gene encoding dihydrolipoyl dehydrogenase, with protein sequence MPTPSQSAEFDLIVIGSGPGGYVAAIRASQLGLKVAIVERENLGGICLNWGCIPTKALLKSGEKYESLSHLKDYGLSADKVGFDFAAIIARSRGVAKQLNSGVGYLMKKNKIEVIEGSAKLERGTAAPKVVIALKAGGSRTVEAKAVMLAVGARAKAIPQIGLEADGDRIWAYREAMAPKAMPASIVVIGSGAIGIEFGSFYRALGAEVTVVEAVDRIMPVEDEEVSKAAQKSFEKRGMKFRTGCKVTKVSKGGKGVQVAIEAGGKAETLEAEVCISAVGITANTDGIGLEALGVNMDRGHITIDGHCQTNVKGLYAIGDCAGAPWLAHKASHEGIHAAEYIAGFKTPNVNSPIAGCTYAQPQVASVGVTEQGAREAKLDVKIGRFPFKVNGKAIASGDTDGFVKTIFDAKTGALIGAHMIGAEVTEMIQGYVTAIAMEATEEDIHGIVYPHPTMSEAMHEAALDAYGRVIHI
- a CDS encoding glutathione peroxidase codes for the protein MTSVYDFRATAIDGAETALEQYRGQALLIVNTASRCGFTGQYAGLEALHRQYADKPFQVLGFPCNQFGSQEPGKAAEIASFCSTTYGVDFPMFDKVEVNGPDRHPLYAWLTSQKKGFLGSRDIKWNFTKFLTDREGRVVARYAPQVEPEAIKADIEKLI
- a CDS encoding pyruvate dehydrogenase complex dihydrolipoamide acetyltransferase yields the protein MTDILMPALSPTMEEGVLAKWHVKVGDTVKAGDVIAEIETDKATMEVEAVDEGQVTDILVAEGTEGVKVNTPIARLKDEGGAAAPAPKADAPKAAPSAEPAKSAPAQTAPVAAKAPAAPARADGGRVFASPLARRLAAQGNIDLSGVKGTGPHGRIVKRDLEGAPIAAAKPAAASAPTVSGEPRKVQSLAQMGIPDGSYDLVPLDGMRKAIARRLTDSFRDVPHFPLTIDCRIDGLLAARAKVNALLEKDGVKVSVNDFVIKASAMALKAVPEANASYSPEGIAMHHHADVAMAVAIDGGLITPIIRKAETKTLSQIATESKDLAKRARDRKLKPEEFQGGTFSVSNLGMFGIKAFASIINEPQGAIMSVGAGEQRPVVVNGQLAVATVMTVTLTCDHRVVDGAIGAKFLQVFKAMIEDPVTMLA